The following are from one region of the Shinella sp. PSBB067 genome:
- a CDS encoding sulfite exporter TauE/SafE family protein: MTVYLPIAELSVNIFIILGMGAAVGFLSGMFGVGGGFLITPLLIFYNIPPVVAVATGANQVVASSISGALSHFRRGTLDVKLGTVLLVGGLAGATVGIWIFAMLRSVGQLDLVISLLYVVLLGTVGTLMLLESIRALRRSANNQPVSLRRPGQHSWVHRLPLKMRFKKSKIYLSVIPVIGLGFGIGILTSVMGVGGGFIMVPAMIYLLRIPTNVVVGTSLFQIIFVTAYTTVVQATTNYSVDIVLAFILMVAGVIGAQYGVRVGQKLRGEQLRALLALLVLAVGARLAVDLVVTPADIYSIVSEGVYR, translated from the coding sequence GTGACTGTCTATCTGCCCATCGCAGAGCTCTCGGTGAATATCTTCATCATTCTCGGCATGGGCGCGGCCGTCGGCTTCCTTTCCGGCATGTTCGGCGTCGGTGGCGGCTTCCTCATCACGCCGCTCCTCATCTTCTACAACATCCCCCCGGTCGTCGCGGTGGCGACGGGCGCCAACCAGGTCGTCGCCTCGTCGATCTCGGGCGCGCTGTCGCATTTCCGGCGCGGCACGCTGGACGTCAAGCTCGGCACGGTGCTGCTCGTCGGCGGCCTTGCCGGCGCCACGGTCGGCATCTGGATTTTCGCGATGCTGCGCAGCGTCGGCCAGCTCGATCTCGTCATCTCGCTGCTCTATGTCGTGCTGCTCGGCACCGTCGGCACGCTGATGCTGCTCGAAAGCATCCGCGCCCTGCGCCGCTCGGCCAACAACCAGCCCGTCTCGCTGCGCCGGCCCGGCCAGCATAGCTGGGTGCACCGCCTGCCGCTGAAGATGCGCTTCAAGAAGTCGAAGATCTATCTGTCGGTCATCCCGGTGATCGGGCTCGGCTTCGGCATCGGCATCCTCACCTCGGTCATGGGCGTCGGCGGCGGCTTCATCATGGTGCCGGCGATGATCTATCTGCTGCGCATCCCGACCAATGTCGTCGTCGGGACCTCGCTGTTCCAGATCATCTTCGTCACGGCCTATACGACCGTCGTGCAGGCGACGACCAACTATTCCGTCGACATCGTGCTCGCCTTCATCCTGATGGTGGCCGGCGTCATCGGCGCGCAATACGGCGTGCGCGTCGGCCAGAAGCTGCGCGGCGAACAGCTGCGCGCGCTGCTCGCGCTGCTCGTCCTTGCCGTCGGCGCCCGCCTTGCGGTCGACCTTGTCGTCACGCCGGCCGACATCTATTCCATCGTCAGCGAGGGGGTCTATCGATGA
- a CDS encoding SEL1-like repeat protein: MNGSRNPQRHGERSSLDALNRTIEGLEARIEGLMANGRGVRGHAEERPAPRGEPARYEHVRPAPLREDPVSEIMQRQRAIDGSRERVAQRLERRPLSADHHAAAQQAHSVYGGHQAAAPASPDNSVEDIAKALVSLRQDLKKDIADGLEREMQSLRSEIRGIRQMAEGRGNADDLRDELHRLSTGINQLGRQSGHTDGLRVEFDELRSVLDGLAREDSVRRMEDRWNGVEQKLSAFDQTRDDELVALAYRLDELKNQINAMSATPAIRALESKIETIAQSVDMLGRHAEPDSGRFVSAVAPRFEGLDARLDEISRAIAAAGRMQQASSVDHGMMQRLESRIADLAGQLDLMARRPAPADQGLSSRIEALAGRIEEMSNERAALRLEERLEQLSLMLEQSQQAAPALAAGDDLAHYLSDISRKIDALDQGSLNNELTHRLDALARRIDDLDAPVGSPFQDDRFSHIEGRLSAIADRLDATSAAPAGEHEALRGLEAQIAHLSTLISAPSSSAAALPADVENRLATIEDYMATNDEYIVEAARQAAEAVMEAYRHAGPTAAANTDMDAIAGLAGDLRALEELTRSSEDRTARTFDALHDTLVQIASRLEHLDSPRETFGRREAEMPRAEMPAMDFGRRSEPAAGLGGNDYPFDDDGFGASDLKTEAVAPQEESRFAEIEVEHIPAPEHAEMLDAASDGMAAVAGDVDARPKGGLLAGLKRRFAHGRKEAAPPAERRQIDPTPSIDPTDELEPEEANQLLEPGSGVPDVRRILERVRAGQASGNRAGNGNEGEKADFIAAARRAARLAAEEAETISRVAPARKPEKAAKGDKPASALARHRRPILLAVGAVLLAIMSYPLVNTLIRGDDAPVVVEQTAANEEARPAATTDGAGETVVADTTAAPLVEEKAVADPVPAESGPERSLAGADGNAVAGTMPLQTSAKGANALTAPATVDDNATAGFEPITVPEAGKDMAPAVTDAATQTAAILVPDAITPASLSKAATEGDPLALFEVAARYTDGRGVATDLKEAARWYELSAARGFAPAEYRLANLYEKGQGVERDLNRARKLYEDAAGKGNASAMHNLAVLLATGIGDAAPDFDGAAKWFQKASELGVRDSQFNLAILYARGNGVKQDLEESYKWFAIAARDGDRDAAEKRDEVANAMQPEQLAGAKAKVDLWKPQALDEKANSADLPDEWVGKPTKTASVDMKKAIRNIQAILNNNGFNAGTPDGEMGKKTVAAIRAFQKSVGQKETGEIDDALVTELLKRNKQPG, from the coding sequence ATGAACGGATCGCGAAACCCGCAACGTCATGGCGAACGGTCTTCGCTCGACGCGCTCAATCGCACCATCGAGGGGCTCGAGGCCCGCATCGAGGGCCTGATGGCAAACGGTCGCGGCGTGCGCGGCCATGCCGAGGAGCGGCCTGCGCCGCGCGGCGAGCCGGCGCGCTACGAGCACGTCCGCCCCGCCCCGCTGCGCGAGGATCCCGTCTCGGAGATCATGCAGCGCCAGCGCGCCATCGACGGCAGCCGCGAGCGCGTCGCCCAGCGCCTGGAACGCCGCCCGCTTTCCGCCGATCATCATGCCGCCGCCCAGCAGGCCCACAGCGTCTATGGCGGCCACCAGGCCGCGGCACCCGCAAGCCCCGACAATTCCGTCGAGGACATCGCCAAGGCGCTCGTCTCGCTCCGCCAGGACCTGAAGAAGGACATCGCCGACGGCCTCGAACGCGAGATGCAGTCGCTGCGCTCGGAAATCCGTGGCATCCGCCAGATGGCCGAAGGCCGTGGCAATGCCGACGACCTGCGCGACGAGCTGCACCGGCTTTCCACCGGCATCAACCAGCTCGGCCGCCAGTCCGGGCACACGGATGGCCTGCGCGTCGAGTTCGACGAGCTGCGCTCCGTGCTCGACGGCCTTGCCCGCGAGGATTCCGTTCGCCGCATGGAGGATCGCTGGAACGGCGTCGAGCAGAAGCTCTCGGCCTTCGACCAGACGCGCGATGACGAGCTGGTGGCGCTCGCCTACCGGCTCGACGAGTTGAAGAACCAGATCAACGCGATGAGCGCGACGCCCGCGATCCGGGCGCTGGAAAGCAAGATCGAGACGATCGCCCAGTCCGTCGACATGCTTGGCCGCCATGCCGAGCCCGACAGCGGCCGCTTCGTTTCCGCCGTCGCCCCGCGGTTCGAGGGCCTGGATGCGCGCCTCGACGAGATCAGCCGCGCCATCGCCGCCGCCGGCCGCATGCAGCAGGCCTCCTCCGTCGACCACGGCATGATGCAGCGCCTGGAGAGCCGCATCGCCGATCTCGCCGGCCAGCTCGACCTGATGGCCCGACGCCCAGCGCCGGCCGACCAGGGCCTGTCCTCGCGCATCGAGGCGCTGGCGGGCCGCATCGAGGAAATGTCGAACGAGCGGGCGGCCCTGCGCCTGGAAGAGCGTCTTGAGCAGCTTTCGCTGATGCTGGAGCAGAGCCAGCAGGCCGCACCCGCGCTTGCCGCGGGGGACGATCTTGCCCACTACCTTTCCGACATTTCCCGCAAGATCGACGCGCTCGACCAGGGCAGCCTCAACAACGAGCTCACCCACCGGCTGGATGCGCTCGCCCGCCGCATCGACGATCTCGATGCGCCCGTCGGCAGCCCGTTCCAGGACGATCGCTTCTCGCATATCGAGGGCCGTCTTTCGGCCATCGCCGACCGGCTCGACGCCACGAGCGCCGCTCCCGCCGGCGAGCACGAGGCGCTGCGCGGCCTCGAGGCGCAGATCGCCCATCTCTCCACGCTGATCAGCGCGCCGTCCTCGTCTGCCGCCGCGCTGCCCGCGGATGTCGAGAACCGGCTCGCGACCATCGAGGACTACATGGCGACCAACGACGAATATATCGTCGAGGCCGCCCGCCAGGCGGCGGAAGCCGTGATGGAAGCCTATCGCCATGCCGGCCCGACCGCAGCCGCCAATACGGACATGGACGCCATCGCCGGCCTTGCCGGGGACCTGCGCGCACTGGAGGAACTCACCCGCTCCAGCGAGGATCGCACGGCGCGCACCTTCGACGCGCTGCACGACACGCTGGTGCAGATCGCCAGCCGTCTCGAACATCTCGACAGCCCGCGCGAGACCTTCGGTCGCCGGGAAGCGGAAATGCCCCGGGCGGAAATGCCGGCGATGGATTTCGGCCGCCGCAGCGAACCGGCCGCCGGCCTCGGCGGCAACGACTACCCTTTTGACGACGACGGCTTCGGCGCTTCGGACCTGAAGACGGAAGCCGTCGCGCCCCAGGAGGAAAGCCGCTTCGCCGAGATCGAGGTGGAGCATATTCCCGCGCCCGAGCACGCCGAAATGCTGGATGCCGCATCCGACGGCATGGCTGCCGTTGCCGGCGACGTCGACGCCCGGCCGAAGGGCGGCCTGCTCGCCGGCCTGAAGCGCCGCTTCGCCCATGGCCGCAAGGAAGCCGCTCCCCCTGCCGAGCGCCGCCAGATCGACCCGACGCCGTCCATCGACCCCACCGACGAACTGGAGCCGGAAGAGGCCAACCAGCTTCTGGAGCCGGGCTCCGGCGTGCCCGACGTCCGCCGCATCCTGGAGCGCGTGCGCGCCGGCCAGGCATCGGGCAACCGGGCAGGCAACGGCAACGAGGGCGAGAAGGCCGATTTCATCGCCGCCGCCCGCCGCGCCGCCCGGCTTGCTGCCGAGGAAGCCGAAACGATCTCCCGCGTCGCGCCGGCCAGGAAGCCGGAAAAGGCGGCCAAGGGCGACAAGCCCGCCTCCGCCCTCGCGCGTCACCGCCGGCCGATCCTTCTGGCCGTCGGCGCCGTGCTGCTCGCCATCATGTCCTATCCGCTCGTCAACACGCTGATCCGCGGCGACGACGCGCCGGTGGTCGTCGAGCAGACCGCCGCGAACGAAGAGGCACGGCCTGCCGCGACGACGGACGGCGCGGGCGAAACCGTTGTCGCCGACACCACGGCAGCACCCCTCGTCGAGGAAAAGGCCGTGGCCGATCCGGTGCCGGCCGAAAGCGGCCCCGAACGCAGCCTTGCCGGTGCCGATGGAAACGCGGTAGCCGGCACGATGCCGCTCCAGACCTCCGCCAAGGGCGCGAACGCCCTGACGGCGCCGGCGACGGTGGACGACAACGCCACCGCGGGCTTCGAGCCGATAACGGTGCCGGAAGCCGGCAAGGATATGGCGCCTGCCGTGACGGACGCCGCAACGCAGACGGCGGCGATCCTCGTGCCTGACGCCATCACCCCGGCCTCGCTGTCCAAGGCCGCGACGGAAGGCGATCCGCTGGCCCTGTTCGAGGTCGCCGCCCGCTATACGGACGGCCGCGGCGTTGCCACCGATCTCAAGGAAGCCGCCCGCTGGTACGAGCTTTCCGCCGCCCGCGGCTTCGCGCCGGCCGAATACCGCCTCGCCAACCTCTACGAGAAGGGCCAGGGCGTCGAGCGCGACCTGAACCGGGCGCGCAAGCTCTACGAGGACGCGGCCGGCAAGGGCAATGCGAGCGCCATGCACAACCTCGCCGTCCTGCTGGCGACCGGCATCGGCGATGCCGCGCCGGACTTCGACGGCGCCGCCAAATGGTTCCAGAAGGCCTCCGAACTCGGCGTGCGCGACAGCCAGTTCAACCTCGCCATCCTCTATGCGCGCGGCAACGGCGTGAAGCAGGACCTGGAAGAATCCTACAAGTGGTTCGCCATCGCCGCCCGCGACGGCGACCGCGACGCGGCGGAAAAGCGTGACGAGGTGGCCAACGCCATGCAGCCGGAGCAACTGGCCGGCGCCAAGGCCAAGGTCGACCTCTGGAAGCCGCAGGCGCTGGACGAGAAGGCGAATTCGGCGGACCTGCCCGACGAATGGGTCGGCAAGCCCACCAAGACCGCCAGCGTCGACATGAAGAAGGCCATCCGCAACATCCAGGCCATCCTCAACAACAACGGCTTCAATGCCGGCACGCCGGACGGCGAGATGGGCAAGAAGACCGTCGCCGCCATCAGGGCCTTCCAGAAGTCCGTCGGCCAGAAGGAGACCGGCGAGATCGACGACGCGCTCGTCACCGAGCTTCTGAAGCGCAACAAGCAGCCGGGCTGA
- a CDS encoding helix-turn-helix domain-containing protein, translating into MKDTRRSGCPINLTLEILGDRWSLIVLRDMMFGNRRHFRELLTGSEEGIASNILADRLRRLLAEGLITRADDPSHRQKAIYSLTEMGIALVPVFAMMGAWGRRFLPVTEDLSIRAELLEDGGPAMWEAFMEELRAIHLGGPPPARSVFGELRAAYEAVVARRAATGA; encoded by the coding sequence ATGAAGGATACCCGCCGCTCGGGCTGCCCGATCAACCTGACCCTCGAGATCCTCGGGGACCGCTGGAGCCTGATCGTGCTGCGCGACATGATGTTCGGCAATCGCCGGCACTTCCGCGAGCTCTTGACCGGATCGGAGGAAGGCATCGCCTCGAACATCCTGGCGGACCGGCTGCGCCGGCTGCTCGCCGAAGGGCTGATCACCAGGGCGGACGACCCGAGCCACCGGCAGAAGGCCATCTACAGCCTCACCGAGATGGGCATCGCGCTCGTGCCCGTCTTTGCGATGATGGGCGCCTGGGGCCGGCGCTTCCTGCCGGTGACGGAGGACCTGTCGATCCGCGCCGAACTGCTCGAAGACGGCGGGCCGGCGATGTGGGAGGCCTTCATGGAGGAGCTGCGCGCCATCCACCTCGGCGGCCCGCCGCCGGCACGCTCCGTCTTCGGCGAGCTCAGGGCCGCCTACGAGGCGGTCGTCGCCCGCAGGGCCGCAACCGGCGCTTGA
- a CDS encoding PQQ-dependent sugar dehydrogenase has protein sequence MRTTRALLAGTMLAASLLSVPAFAQTARTAETREANAPDQKPAFENQTRAALPDAVPEIGVDVVAEGLPHLWAMEFLPDGRMLVTTKDGAMHVVSQENGEASPPIDGVPAVMSQGQGGLLDVALAPDFESSGRIYFSFSEPREGGNGTSVASARLTEEEGRLALQDVKVIFRQMPTYDGDKHFGSRLVFGPEGQLYVTVGERSDRETRVGAQDLGSGFGKVFRIDAEGKAFDGNPFAGTEGAQPEIWSYGHRNLQAATLDGQGRLWTVEHGPKGGDELNRPEAGKNYGWPKVTYGVEYSGGPVGEGITALEGTEQPVYYWDPVIGPSGMAYYQGDAIPEWKGAFLIGGLVSQGLVVLHMDGDRVAHEERVPLDARIRDVKVAPDGTVFAVTEQQGGGESTILRLVKRD, from the coding sequence ATGCGCACGACCAGAGCTCTTCTTGCCGGCACCATGCTTGCCGCCTCGCTGTTATCAGTCCCGGCCTTCGCCCAGACCGCCAGGACCGCCGAAACCCGGGAAGCGAACGCGCCGGACCAGAAGCCGGCCTTCGAGAACCAGACCCGCGCCGCGCTTCCCGATGCCGTGCCCGAGATCGGAGTCGATGTCGTGGCGGAGGGCCTGCCGCATCTGTGGGCCATGGAATTCCTGCCGGACGGCCGGATGCTGGTGACGACCAAGGACGGCGCCATGCATGTCGTCTCGCAGGAGAACGGCGAGGCGAGCCCGCCGATCGACGGCGTTCCCGCCGTGATGTCGCAAGGGCAGGGCGGCCTGCTCGACGTGGCGCTCGCCCCCGATTTCGAAAGCTCCGGCCGCATCTACTTCTCGTTCTCCGAACCGCGCGAGGGCGGCAACGGCACGTCCGTGGCATCCGCGCGGCTGACCGAGGAGGAGGGCAGGCTCGCCTTGCAGGACGTGAAGGTGATCTTCCGGCAGATGCCGACCTATGATGGCGACAAGCACTTCGGCTCGCGCCTCGTCTTCGGGCCGGAAGGGCAGCTTTACGTCACCGTCGGCGAGCGTTCCGACCGCGAGACCCGCGTCGGGGCGCAGGACCTCGGCAGCGGCTTCGGCAAGGTCTTCCGCATCGATGCGGAGGGCAAGGCCTTTGACGGCAACCCCTTCGCGGGCACGGAGGGCGCACAGCCGGAAATCTGGAGCTACGGCCACCGCAACCTGCAGGCCGCCACGCTGGACGGACAGGGGCGGCTTTGGACCGTGGAGCACGGTCCGAAAGGCGGCGACGAGCTGAACCGGCCGGAAGCCGGCAAGAACTACGGCTGGCCGAAGGTGACCTACGGCGTCGAATATAGCGGCGGCCCGGTCGGCGAGGGCATCACCGCGCTCGAAGGTACCGAGCAGCCGGTCTATTACTGGGATCCGGTGATCGGCCCCTCGGGCATGGCCTATTACCAGGGCGACGCCATTCCGGAATGGAAGGGCGCGTTCCTCATCGGCGGCCTCGTCAGCCAGGGGCTCGTCGTGCTGCACATGGACGGCGACAGGGTTGCGCACGAAGAGCGCGTGCCGCTCGACGCCCGCATCCGTGACGTCAAGGTCGCGCCCGACGGGACGGTGTTTGCGGTGACGGAGCAGCAGGGCGGCGGGGAATCGACGATCCTGCGGCTGGTGAAGCGGGACTGA
- the pdeM gene encoding ligase-associated DNA damage response endonuclease PdeM, translating to MQRLALASVEIQDFGAVSARTVVAGVEAVCDPLGALYLPETRLLVVSDLHLEKGAAFARRGMMLPPYDTLATLKVLEAVIVRHDPAIVVSLGDNFHDRVGSAHLPDIFRAKIAELARGREWIWINGNHDPDGTVDLPGQSADELHYAGLAFRHEPSLLAPAGEIAGHLHPAATVIRREKAVRRPCFATDGRRLLMPAFGIMTGGLDLRHRAMTGLFDRQSLVAHMLGRDRIYSVRFANLRG from the coding sequence ATGCAGAGACTGGCACTGGCATCGGTGGAAATACAGGATTTCGGCGCGGTTTCCGCGCGCACCGTCGTCGCCGGCGTCGAGGCCGTGTGCGATCCGCTCGGCGCGCTTTACCTGCCGGAAACGCGCCTCCTCGTCGTCTCCGACCTGCATCTGGAAAAGGGTGCGGCCTTCGCCCGCCGCGGCATGATGCTGCCGCCCTACGATACGCTCGCGACGCTCAAGGTGCTGGAGGCCGTCATCGTCAGGCACGACCCCGCCATCGTCGTCAGCCTCGGCGACAATTTCCACGACCGCGTCGGTTCGGCCCATCTGCCGGACATCTTCCGCGCGAAGATCGCGGAGCTGGCGCGCGGGCGCGAATGGATCTGGATCAACGGCAACCACGATCCGGACGGCACGGTGGACCTGCCCGGCCAGTCGGCCGACGAACTGCACTATGCGGGCCTTGCCTTCCGGCACGAGCCGTCGCTTCTGGCGCCGGCCGGCGAGATCGCCGGGCACCTGCATCCGGCCGCCACCGTGATCCGCCGCGAGAAGGCGGTGCGCCGCCCGTGCTTCGCGACGGACGGCAGGCGCCTTTTGATGCCCGCCTTCGGCATCATGACCGGCGGGCTCGACCTGCGGCACAGGGCGATGACAGGCCTCTTCGACCGCCAAAGCCTCGTCGCCCACATGCTCGGCCGAGACCGCATCTATTCGGTGCGGTTTGCCAATCTGCGCGGCTGA
- a CDS encoding acyl-CoA dehydrogenase C-terminal domain-containing protein: MPIYKAPVNDTLFILNDVLSLERYNNLPGFADTTGDMLEAIAGEAARLAEEVLFPVNLSGDQEGCRRNDDASVVTPKGFKEAYDLYRQGGWIGLAVPEEFGGQGLPYVLHTAVGEYMSSANMALTMYPGLTQGAIAAILVHGSDEQKATYLPKMVEGTWTGTMNLTEPHCGTDLGLLRTKALPQADGSYRISGQKIFISAGEHDMSENIVHLVLARIEGAPEGTKGISLFIVPKYLLKDDGTPGERNTVSCGAIEHKMGIHGNATCVMNYDEAKGFLIGAENKGLNAMFVMMNEARLGVGLQGLSIAEIAYQNAAHYARERLQGRSLSGVKNPGGKADPLIVHPDIRRALMTIKAWTEGGRAFTLWTALKSDIAHRAADEAERQAADDILGLMTPILKGVLTDKGFDHAVMAQQVFGGHGYIEEHGMSQYVRDARIAMIYEGANGIQALDLVGRKLGMNGGRAVMALFKEVGDFCEENRGDEKLAPFTKALKKGLNDLQAGTMWFMQNAMAKPDNAGAGSTDYMHLFGLVVVGYMWAKIAKAAEEGLANDAGERENFLKNKLVTAKFFMERLMPETALRKTRIEAGADTTMELAAEAF, translated from the coding sequence ATGCCGATCTACAAGGCCCCCGTGAATGACACGCTTTTCATCCTGAACGACGTGCTCTCGCTCGAGCGCTACAACAATCTCCCCGGCTTTGCCGATACGACGGGCGACATGCTGGAGGCGATTGCCGGCGAGGCGGCGAGGCTTGCCGAGGAGGTGCTGTTCCCTGTCAATCTTTCCGGCGACCAGGAAGGCTGCAGGCGCAATGACGACGCGAGCGTCGTGACGCCGAAGGGCTTCAAGGAGGCTTACGACCTCTACCGCCAGGGCGGCTGGATCGGCCTTGCCGTGCCGGAGGAATTCGGCGGCCAGGGCCTGCCCTACGTGCTGCACACCGCCGTCGGCGAATACATGTCCTCGGCCAACATGGCGCTCACCATGTATCCGGGCCTGACGCAGGGCGCGATCGCCGCGATCCTCGTGCACGGCTCCGACGAGCAGAAGGCCACCTACCTGCCGAAGATGGTGGAAGGCACCTGGACCGGCACGATGAACCTGACGGAACCGCATTGCGGCACCGACCTCGGGCTCCTGCGCACCAAGGCCTTGCCGCAGGCGGACGGCTCCTACAGGATTTCCGGCCAGAAGATATTCATCTCCGCCGGCGAGCACGACATGTCGGAGAACATCGTGCACCTCGTCCTCGCCCGCATCGAGGGCGCGCCGGAGGGCACCAAGGGCATCTCGCTCTTCATCGTGCCGAAATACCTCCTCAAAGACGACGGCACGCCGGGCGAGCGGAACACGGTCTCCTGCGGCGCCATCGAGCACAAGATGGGCATCCACGGCAACGCCACCTGCGTCATGAACTATGACGAGGCGAAGGGCTTCCTCATCGGCGCGGAGAACAAGGGCCTCAACGCCATGTTCGTGATGATGAACGAAGCGCGCCTCGGCGTCGGCCTGCAGGGCCTCTCCATTGCCGAGATCGCCTACCAGAACGCCGCCCACTACGCTCGCGAGCGCCTGCAAGGCCGTTCGCTCTCCGGCGTCAAGAACCCCGGCGGCAAGGCCGATCCGCTGATCGTGCACCCCGACATCCGCCGCGCGCTGATGACCATCAAGGCCTGGACGGAGGGCGGCCGCGCCTTCACGCTCTGGACGGCGCTGAAATCCGATATCGCCCACCGCGCCGCTGACGAGGCGGAACGCCAGGCCGCCGACGACATCCTCGGCCTGATGACGCCGATCCTCAAGGGCGTGCTCACCGACAAGGGCTTCGACCATGCGGTCATGGCCCAGCAGGTCTTCGGCGGCCACGGCTATATCGAAGAGCACGGCATGAGCCAGTATGTGCGCGACGCGCGCATCGCCATGATCTACGAGGGGGCCAACGGCATCCAGGCGCTCGACCTCGTCGGCCGCAAGCTCGGCATGAACGGCGGCCGTGCCGTCATGGCGCTCTTCAAGGAGGTCGGCGATTTCTGCGAGGAGAACCGCGGCGACGAGAAACTCGCCCCCTTCACCAAGGCCCTCAAGAAGGGCTTGAACGACCTGCAGGCCGGAACCATGTGGTTCATGCAGAACGCCATGGCCAAGCCCGACAATGCCGGCGCCGGCTCGACCGACTACATGCACCTCTTCGGCCTCGTCGTCGTCGGCTACATGTGGGCGAAGATCGCCAAGGCCGCCGAAGAGGGCCTTGCGAACGACGCAGGCGAGCGCGAGAATTTCCTGAAGAACAAGCTCGTCACGGCGAAGTTCTTCATGGAGCGCCTGATGCCGGAAACGGCGCTGCGCAAGACCCGCATCGAAGCCGGCGCGGACACGACCATGGAATTGGCCGCCGAGGCGTTCTGA
- a CDS encoding TIGR02186 family protein, which produces MRTLATLLFVLGLALPAGAQVLEDKPVEFPEKLEIGISTDEIAISSDFRGADLTIFGAIEGYDPALLAQSKYDIVVALEGPKDNNTVRIKERVFGIWVNRRSMTFELVPESYSLSSTRDVETIAEPAMLNGVGVGIQHIRLSPIGYVGDGSNLAEFREAFRRLKESGGFYQRDPGGVQFISASLFKATVKLPANVPNGTHVVRAHLFRDGVFIAEKALPLRVMKTGIEQMISNAAYNNSLAYGAFSVFLAVLTGWLANVVFRKE; this is translated from the coding sequence ATGAGAACCCTCGCGACGCTCCTCTTCGTCCTTGGCCTTGCCCTTCCCGCCGGCGCGCAGGTGCTGGAGGACAAGCCGGTGGAATTTCCCGAGAAGCTGGAGATCGGCATCTCGACGGACGAGATCGCCATATCCTCGGATTTCCGCGGCGCGGACCTGACGATCTTCGGCGCCATCGAGGGCTACGATCCAGCCCTGCTGGCCCAGAGCAAGTACGACATCGTCGTGGCGCTGGAAGGGCCGAAGGACAACAACACGGTGCGCATCAAGGAGCGCGTCTTCGGCATCTGGGTCAACCGCCGCTCGATGACCTTCGAGCTGGTGCCGGAATCCTATTCGCTGTCGAGCACGCGCGACGTCGAGACCATCGCCGAGCCCGCCATGCTCAACGGCGTCGGCGTCGGCATCCAGCATATCCGCCTCTCGCCCATCGGCTATGTCGGCGACGGCAGCAACCTTGCCGAGTTCCGCGAGGCCTTCCGCCGGCTCAAGGAGAGCGGCGGTTTCTACCAGCGCGATCCGGGCGGCGTGCAGTTCATCAGCGCGAGCCTCTTCAAGGCGACGGTGAAGCTCCCCGCCAACGTGCCGAACGGCACCCATGTCGTGCGCGCCCACCTTTTCCGCGACGGCGTGTTCATCGCGGAAAAGGCCCTGCCGCTGCGCGTGATGAAGACCGGCATCGAGCAGATGATCTCCAACGCCGCCTATAACAACTCGCTCGCCTACGGCGCCTTCTCCGTGTTTCTGGCGGTGCTGACGGGCTGGCTGGCGAACGTGGTGTTCCGCAAGGAATAG
- a CDS encoding universal stress protein, which yields MYRHILVPTDGSELSAAAVDQTLELARTLGAKVTALTVAEPLHFLPVTPGATVNLRAEYEKQLREDGVRILGAVEAKAAAAGIPVETVQVAAGDAWQAIIDTAEKHGCDLIAMASHGRRGVSAFLMGSVTTKVLSHAKVPVLVYRS from the coding sequence ATGTACAGGCATATCCTCGTTCCGACGGACGGTTCCGAACTGTCCGCCGCCGCCGTCGATCAAACGCTGGAGCTCGCAAGGACGCTCGGCGCGAAGGTGACGGCGCTCACGGTGGCAGAGCCCCTGCATTTCCTGCCCGTGACGCCCGGCGCCACGGTCAACCTGCGCGCGGAATACGAAAAACAGCTCAGGGAGGACGGCGTCCGCATCCTCGGCGCGGTCGAGGCGAAGGCGGCGGCGGCCGGCATTCCGGTCGAGACCGTCCAGGTGGCTGCGGGCGATGCGTGGCAGGCGATCATCGACACGGCGGAAAAGCACGGCTGCGACCTCATCGCCATGGCCTCGCACGGCCGACGCGGCGTCAGCGCCTTCCTGATGGGCAGCGTCACGACGAAGGTGCTCAGCCACGCGAAGGTGCCGGTGCTGGTCTACCGCTCCTGA